From the Priestia aryabhattai genome, the window TGAGAGTGGCATTGATAGTAGTTGCGGCTGTTGTTGTTGCTGTAACTGTTACCGTATCGCCTCTTCTTAAATAACGGACAAGTGATATTGTGGCTGTACCAGCAGAAGAAGTAACAGTTTGAGTGAAGCCTCCAGCGTTAATCGTATACGTAACAGTTGGGTTAAGAGGTGGAGTAGAAAATGCTGTAAATGAAATAAAATACTCTCCGCTTTCTAAAACTTCTATTCCACCAGAAACAACTCGTACATTCTTACTTGGAGATAGAAGGTTAGTAAATGTTAATGGAGTATTTACAGCGGCACCTGTTATTGTTGTTGTACCTGTTACTGTGCCAAACGCAAGTCTATCATCAAAATCTGGTTTCTCACAATCATCGTCGCAGTGTCTTTTGCAGTGATGTCTATGCCAATCATTATTACAGCGGTGTCTGCGATCATTGTCAGGACTACCTTTTAAATACTTTTTGTAATAATATGACATGTTTTCACCTCACCTTAGGTTTGAAGGTTTTCACCTTCTAGTATAGTAAATGCAGGAAGTGAGAGGTTTGCAATGGACAAGGGTTTAGAAAGCAAAGATTATTTTAAGAACTAGATATTATTACTGAAACAATTAAGATTAATTAGCTTTCCTTTAAGCCTGTTACCAAACATAATTTTCTTATTATAATTGTAGGATTGATAACTTAAGTTAAAAAAGCCCCTACTCGTCTTTGTAAAGTACTTGCTTTTTGCATTACATATATTTTTTAATGAAGTTATGCTCGAAATAACACAGCAGCCAATTTTTTGTTAGAATAGGAAGAGCAATTGTAATGTTTACCCTCAATCAATCCCTCAACTACTATTTCTACTTATTTTAAAGGAGGACGCTATTTTGCAATTTGAACAAGCTTTAACACATTTACAGTCCTATTTTGGCTATGATTCGTTTCGAAAAGGGCAGGAAGAATCGATTCGTTATGTTTTAGAAGGGCACAATACCGCTTGTATTATGCCGACAGGGGGAGGGAAATCACTTTGTTATCAGATTCCTTCATTGCTGTTAGAAGGTACAACACTGGTTATTTCTCCGTTGATTTCCTTGATGAAAGACCAAGTGGATACGCTGAACGCAGCTGGCATTCCAGCCACGTATATCAATAGCTCGCTGACGCACACGGAGGTACGGCAGCGCATAGAAGAAGTAGCGCTTGGCGAATATAAGTTACTTTATGTAGCGCCGGAAAGACTGGAGTCTCCGCAATTTTTAGAACAGCTTCAAATGCTTCCTATTCCGCTTGTAGCGGTAGATGAAGCGCACTGTATTTCACAGTGGGGCCATGATTTCAGGCCGAGTTATTTGCGCATCAATGAACTGATCAGTAAGCTGTCTAACGCGCCGATTGTGATGGGGCTGACGGCTACTGCGACGCCTCAAGTACGGGAAGATATTTGCCGAGCTCTTCATATTAATGAAGAGTACACGGTGATGACAGGATTTGAACGTGAAAATTTATCGTTTGGGGTTATAAAAGGTCAGGATCGAATCAGTTATATCGATCAGTATATCCGTAAAAATGATCAAGAAGCAGGTATTATCTATGCTGCTACGCGTAAAGATGTTGAAGAGCTTCACACTAGATTGCAAAAGTCAGGAATCAACGTATCAAAATATCATGCCGGTATGAGCGCAAACAGCCGTGATGAAGAGCAGAATCGCTTTCTTCAAGATGATGTTCAAGTGATGGTAGCCACGTCTGCTTTTGGAATGGGGATTGATAAATCGAATATTAGATTTGTTCTTCATTATCAGCTTCCGAAAAATATGGAAAGCTATTATCAAGAAGCAGGACGTGCTGGTCGTGACGGACTTCCAAGTGAGTGTATCGTGCTTTATTCTCCCCAAGATATTCGCGTGCAGCGCTTTTTGATTGAACAGTCAACGTCGAATCCTCAAAAGCAGATTCAAGATCTTGAAAAGCTGCAAAATATGGTGAACTACTGTCATACAGAAGGCTGCTTGCAGGCATTTATTCTTCATTATTTTGGAGAAAGTGAAGCGCACGAGTGCGGCCGCTGCAGCAACTGTACGGATGATCGCGTGGAAATAGACGTAACGGTTGATACGCAAAAAGTATTGTCTTGTATGATTCGTATGGGAGAACGTTTCGGTAAAATGATGATTGCTCAAGTATTAACGGGTTCTCGAAATAAAAAAGTAGTTGATTTTGGTTTCGATAAACTGAAAACGTACGGCGTCATGAGCGACCGGTCTGCTAAAGAAGTGAGTGATTTTATTGAGTATTTGATTTCAGAGCAGTTTATTTTAGTAGGACAAGGGTCATTTCCTACCTTATCCGTAGCTGCCAAAGGAAAAGGTGTGCTTCTTGGCATGGAAAAAGTGATGAGAAAAGAACAAATGGAAGTGAAGCAAATTGTCCAAGATGACGAGCTGTTTGCTCATTTGCGTTTCGTTCGAAAGCAGCTAGCAGACGAAGCTGGCGTGCCTCCTTTTGTCATTTTCTCAGACGACACTCTTCATGATATGTGTGCAAAACTGCCGGTGACGCTTGAGCAGTTCGCCACTGTAAAAGGAGTTGGAGAACAAAAACAAGAGCGGTACGGAGAACGATTCACAGCTGAAATCAAACAGTTTTGTGAAGAACATCCAGATCGAAAGCGAGAAGTGTCTGCGCCTGCTCCGAAAAAAGCAAGAGCTTCGTCAAAAGAAGGGTCTCACTTGATGACGTATGAGCTATTTCAGCAAGGGAAATCGTTAGATGAAATTGCTTCAGAACGTGAATTAAGCCGCATTACAATTGAAAATCATTTGTTTAAATGTGCGGAAGAAGAAAAAGAAATCGACTGGTCACCTTTTCTTTCGGAGGAGGACGAACAGCAAATTTTACAAGCTGCTTCGTCAGTAGGCGATGAAAAGTTAAAGCCAATCAAAGAAGAATTGCCTGAAAGCATCACTTATTTTATGATTAAAATAGCGTTATTTAAACAAAAAATGAAGCAGCTATCGTAAACAAAAAGCTCCTATTAAAGGAGCTTTTTGTGTTGAGTAAGCGAGTTTACTGATAAAATAAAAGGTATAAATATTTGAAAAATCAGATTAAATAAAAAGGAGGACTGAATGGAGATGATTGAACGAGAGCTTGAAGCTATTTTGCATGCTTCCAATGACAATATCGTTATCACCGATGAAAAAGGACTTGTTTTACGAGCAAGTCAAAACTGCCGTGATATATATGGGTACGACGTGTCAGAGTTGGTCGGACAAAACGTGTACGAATTGCAAAAGCGCGGGATATTTTCACCTTCTGTTACGATTGAAGTGCTAAAGAAAAAGAAAGAAGTACAGCTGATGCAAAAAACGGAAACGGGAAAAGTTGTGATGGCAACCGGTATTCCTGTGTACGATGAACATCAGTGTATGAAAAGAGTAATTAGCTTTTCACATGATTTAACAGAGCTTCAGCGCTTAAAAGAAGATTATCAGCAGCTCGAAGTGAAAATGAAAACATATCAGCTAGAAATGGAAGAGCTCCGTGAACAGCAGTCGAATGAGATGATCATAAGAAGTCAATCGATGAAAAAGGTATGGTCAATTATTAATCGTGTTGCAGACAGCGATGCAACAGTTGTGTTATTAGGTGAGTCGGGTGTTGGTAAAACGGCTTTTGCCCGTGCTTTACATTATGGAAGTGAACGAAAAGAAGAGCCGTTTATTGAAATCAACTGCGGAGCCATTCCATCTAGTTTGTTTGAATCTGAAATGTTTGGATACGAAGCAGGATCTTTTACAGGTGCAAGTACAAAAGGGAAAATAGGAAAGTTTGAGTTAGCTCATAACGGCACGCTTTTTTTAGATGAAATAGGAGAGTTGCCTCTTGATATGCAAGTGAAGCTGTTAAAGGTGCTGCAAGAAAAAACAGTCACCAAAATTGGCAGTGAACGCGTCAAACACGTAAACTTTAGGCTGATTGTAGCAACAAATCAGCCGCTTGAGGAAATGGTCAGAAAAGGAACATTTCGCGAAGATTTATTTTATCGGTTACACGTTATTCCGATTACAATTCCCCCGCTTCGTGAGCGAAAAGAAGATATCACGGCACTTCTTTATCATGTGTTACATAAACAAAATGAAAAATATAAAATGAAGAAATTTTTTCACACAGAAGCATTAAATCGATTGGTTGAACATCAGTGGCCTGGAAATGTGCGCGAGCTTGAAAATACGATTGAACGTCTTGTGTTAACAACAGATGAAAATAGTATCTCTCTTCAAGACCTGCCGTTTTATTCAGAAATCAATAGAAATGAGAATGAAGAATGGGAATCTCTTGACACGTTAACCTCTCAAGGAATGACGCTTCAGCAAGCACTTGCAGAAGTAGAGAAAAATTGGCTGATTCGCGCTTATCGCCAGTGTCAAACAACGTATGAAATGGCAAATGCATTAGGAATCAGCCAGCCTACGGTCGTAAGACGTTTACGAAAGTACAATATTAAATAATAAGGTTTTAATTCAAAATGAATTAACTGATTCAATCGTGAATCATTTTTTTTATTTTGATTCTATTATGAATTGAAAATCGTACATAATTGCACGAAATAGGGTGATAAAACTTGGCATGTATTTTGCATTAATAAAAAGTATCTAAATAAAAAGCGCCAGGTATCTAAAATGAGAACATGGCGCTAATGAATGAAACCCATTAGGAGGAATAAATTATGCCA encodes:
- a CDS encoding sigma-54 interaction domain-containing protein, producing the protein MEMIERELEAILHASNDNIVITDEKGLVLRASQNCRDIYGYDVSELVGQNVYELQKRGIFSPSVTIEVLKKKKEVQLMQKTETGKVVMATGIPVYDEHQCMKRVISFSHDLTELQRLKEDYQQLEVKMKTYQLEMEELREQQSNEMIIRSQSMKKVWSIINRVADSDATVVLLGESGVGKTAFARALHYGSERKEEPFIEINCGAIPSSLFESEMFGYEAGSFTGASTKGKIGKFELAHNGTLFLDEIGELPLDMQVKLLKVLQEKTVTKIGSERVKHVNFRLIVATNQPLEEMVRKGTFREDLFYRLHVIPITIPPLRERKEDITALLYHVLHKQNEKYKMKKFFHTEALNRLVEHQWPGNVRELENTIERLVLTTDENSISLQDLPFYSEINRNENEEWESLDTLTSQGMTLQQALAEVEKNWLIRAYRQCQTTYEMANALGISQPTVVRRLRKYNIK
- the recQ gene encoding DNA helicase RecQ — protein: MQFEQALTHLQSYFGYDSFRKGQEESIRYVLEGHNTACIMPTGGGKSLCYQIPSLLLEGTTLVISPLISLMKDQVDTLNAAGIPATYINSSLTHTEVRQRIEEVALGEYKLLYVAPERLESPQFLEQLQMLPIPLVAVDEAHCISQWGHDFRPSYLRINELISKLSNAPIVMGLTATATPQVREDICRALHINEEYTVMTGFERENLSFGVIKGQDRISYIDQYIRKNDQEAGIIYAATRKDVEELHTRLQKSGINVSKYHAGMSANSRDEEQNRFLQDDVQVMVATSAFGMGIDKSNIRFVLHYQLPKNMESYYQEAGRAGRDGLPSECIVLYSPQDIRVQRFLIEQSTSNPQKQIQDLEKLQNMVNYCHTEGCLQAFILHYFGESEAHECGRCSNCTDDRVEIDVTVDTQKVLSCMIRMGERFGKMMIAQVLTGSRNKKVVDFGFDKLKTYGVMSDRSAKEVSDFIEYLISEQFILVGQGSFPTLSVAAKGKGVLLGMEKVMRKEQMEVKQIVQDDELFAHLRFVRKQLADEAGVPPFVIFSDDTLHDMCAKLPVTLEQFATVKGVGEQKQERYGERFTAEIKQFCEEHPDRKREVSAPAPKKARASSKEGSHLMTYELFQQGKSLDEIASERELSRITIENHLFKCAEEEKEIDWSPFLSEEDEQQILQAASSVGDEKLKPIKEELPESITYFMIKIALFKQKMKQLS